In Scleropages formosus chromosome 18, fSclFor1.1, whole genome shotgun sequence, one DNA window encodes the following:
- the gem gene encoding GTP-binding protein GEM, producing the protein MTLLGAMRRHSVHLQHQLHRWSICTDAEHLLNGSLTPASLLPRSRSGDAAAESCSSASSDSVASGDSAGNLYNVVLMGGHGAGKSALASIFAGAPDTMDGDFEHCAGQICERTVTVDGESAIITLLDTWDPQDGGSWTQEQCLQAGDAYLIVYSITERESFERASELRIQLRRARQSEDLPIILVGNKCDLVRCREVSVNEGRACAVVFDCKFIETSAAMQHNVREMFDGIVRQLRLRRDTKEANERRRGLNRRRQSLPKKAKRFLDKLVAKNNKSVAFRLKSKSCHDLSVL; encoded by the exons ATGACCCTGCTGGGGGCCATGCGGCGCCACAGCGTCCATCTGCAGCATCAGCTGCACCGCTGGAGCATCTGCACGGACGCGGAGCACCTCCTGAACGGCAGCCTGACCCCCGCGTCGCTGCTTCCGCGCTCGAGGTCGGGCGACGCGGCCGCCGAGAGCTGCTCGTCGGCCTCCTCCGACTCGGTCGCGTCGGGGGACTCGGCCGGCAACCTGTACAACGTGGTGCTGATGGGCGGACACGGCGCGGGCAAGTCGGCGCTGGCCAGCATCTTCGCCGGGGCGCCGGACACCATGGACGGGGACTTTGAGCACTGCGCAG GGCAAATCTGCGAGCGAACGGTGACGGTGGACGGGGAGAGCGCCATCATCACTTTACTGGACACGTGGGACCCGCAG GACGGGGGCAGCTGGACGCAGGAGCAGTGCCTGCAGGCGGGCGACGCGTACCTCATCGTTTACTCCATTACGGAGCGCGAGAGCTTCGAGAGGGCCTCCGAGCTGCGCATCCAGCTGCGCAGGGCCAGGCAGTCCGAGGACCTGCCCATCATCCTCGTGGGCAACAAGTGCGACCTCGTGAGGTGCAGAGAAGTGTCCGTCAACG AAGGGCGCGCGTGCGCCGTGGTGTTCGACTGCAAGTTCATCGAGACGTCGGCGGCCATGCAGCACAACGTGCGGGAGATGTTCGACGGCATCGTGCGCCAGCTGCGGCTGCGGCGCGACACCAAGGAGGCCAACGAGCGCCGCAGGGGCCTCAACCGGCGGCGCCAGAGCCTCCCCAAGAAGGCCAAGCGCTTCCTGGACAAGCTGGTGGCCAAGAACAACAAGAGCGTCGCGTTCCGCCTCAAGTCCAAGTCCTGCCACGACCTCTCCGTGCTGTAG